A stretch of the Photobacterium sp. CCB-ST2H9 genome encodes the following:
- a CDS encoding ectoine synthase produces MIVRTLDECRDSERRVVAENGNWESVRMLLRDDNMGFSFHITTIYANTDTHIHYKNHLESVYCVSGEGEIQTTADGKTYEIKPGTLYVLDKHDEHQLRANKGVDMVMACVFNPPLTGMEVHDADGVYPAAE; encoded by the coding sequence ATGATTGTACGCACCCTGGATGAGTGCCGTGACAGCGAGCGTCGCGTTGTCGCAGAAAACGGGAACTGGGAAAGTGTTCGCATGTTGCTGCGTGATGACAACATGGGTTTCTCGTTCCATATCACGACAATTTATGCGAACACCGACACCCATATTCACTACAAGAACCACCTGGAATCTGTTTACTGTGTCTCCGGTGAAGGCGAAATTCAGACAACCGCCGACGGTAAAACCTATGAAATCAAACCCGGCACCCTCTACGTTCTCGACAAGCACGATGAACATCAGCTGCGTGCGAACAAAGGGGTGGATATGGTGATGGCCTGTGTATTCAATCCGCCGCTGACGGGGATGGAAGTACACGATGCAGACGGTGTCTATCCCGCTGCTGAGTAA